ACTCCGCGCTCGGCTATTCCGGTACCGCCGGCAACGCACCCTGGGTGCACAACAGCGAGTTCTACAAGAATCAGACCGGTATGGCGACCGAGAGCGTGTTCGGCGGGCATCCCGGCATGCCGCAGGATCACGCGCTGTGGGAAAACAACAAGATCTATTCCAACAACAAGGACTACTACAAGCTGGTTACGGCGGACGGCCCCTGTGTCACCAAGAAGCCGAGCGAACGCGGTGTAGTGCCGGCGGAGTTCCGTTATTTTGACGAACTGCCCGCGGATTTCCAGGAAGCCATCATGGATCGGACCGTGGTGTGCCCGCCGATCCCGTTTCCGACCGGTACCGGCATGATCATCGCCGGCGGCAACTACGATGTCGTGTCGCAGAACCAGGTATTCGACAACTGGCGCCAGGGCCTGTGGCTGCTGGCGATCCCGACGCTGATCCACAAGCTGACCGACAACCCGCAGAGTCCGCTTGACCAGGCCGGGATCAGCGGTCCCCTCGAACAAAACGATCCGACCGGCCAGTTTTCCACCGTCAACGACGTGCTGGGGGCGGTGACCAAGCCGGAAAACAGTGATGTCTTGCTCAACCCGGTGTTCACTGCCCATTTCAACCGCGTAATCGGTAACCGCTTCGGCGAGAACAGCCTCGGCCCGGTCGCGCTTTCGCAGCCGAATGGCGTGGATATCTGGTGGGACAACAGCGGCACCGGCAACTGCTTCGTGGACAACACCTCAAGACAAGGTGAGGTCACATCCGACCTGGGCCCGCTGGGCGTCATGGGCCTGCCCACCGAGTGCGCGGATGGCGACCCCAGTATCATCCAGCAGCTCATCACCGCGCGGCCGAACCGGTTGGTGGATTACGTGGAGTGTCTGAATTACAGCCGCACCAACCCGGATTCGAAGGGCAACTGCCCGTTCTTCAGCGCCCTCAATGCCCCGGCAGGCCGCGAACCCGGCGTCAGCCGGATCACATCGGAGAATCCCGCCCAGGCGGTGGCGGCGGCCGCGGCCCACGGCCGCGGAAATCTTGCCGGCTATTTCGTTCTGCACAACGACAGTAACAGCACGCACCGCCTGCAGGGTGTGACGCTTAGCGCCAGCGGCCCGGTTGCTGCGCTGGGCGGCCTGCGCCTGGTGGTGCGCGACATCCGCGGCAACACGTTTACGGCGCAGGGGCAACTGGACGGTAGCACCCTCAGCTTCAGCTTCGATACCCCCGTCAGTGTGCCCGTGCAGGAGGCCACGCTGGTCGAGCTGGAGCGTATACAGAGTCTCGCCGCACTGCCGGCAGATGGTTCCGGGAGCGTTCTACTGATGGCCACACTCGGGCTGGGTGGTGCCGGCAGTCTGTTGCTGACCCTGTTCGGCAGTGCGCGCCGCTCGGCCCGTGTGTCGCTGGCCCTCACGGTCGTACTGGCGCTGGGCCTGAGTGCCTGCGGCGGTGATTCGAGTTCGGGCTCGTCGGGCGGTGGTTCGGGTACCCAGCGCGTCAGCTTCACGCTCACTCAGCTGCAGTTCGAAGGCCAACCCGCCGATGCGGATTACGCAGGCCTGCCGCTCGCCGTCGGCTCGGTGACGCTGCAGTGAAACCGCGGGCCGCCATCGCCGTCGTCCTGCTGCCGGCCTTGCTTGCGGGCTGCGGCCGTCACGATACCGCCGCGTCGCCCGCCGCGACAGAGATCGAGATCCCGCCCGCAGAAGCGCGCCCGGCCAATATCGGTCCCATCAAGTGGGTGCCGGAAAGTCCGCGCTACCAGCAGATCCGCCGCGCGGCATTCCGCGAAGGTACCGATTTCAGTGCGCGCGTAGATTTCTCCCATGAGCGACAGACGCGGCAGGGCCGGTACCGGGTCCGCATTCTGGAGCGTGTATCGCAGGCGCAGGGCTTCGAATCCTGGCGGCTGTTGATCGTTGATGCGGACAAAAGACCGGTTGCCGGCGCATCGCTGCAGGTCAGCGGCGGCATGCCCGAGCACGGTCACGGCCTGCCCACGCGGCCGCGGGTGACCCGCGGCGGTGCGCCTGGTGAGTACCGCGTCGAGGGTTTGCAGTTCAGCATGCCCGGTTGGTGGGAGGTCAGCCTCTACATTTACAGTCAGCAGCGCGATGACAGCGTGACCTTCAATATTCAGGCTGGCTGACATGCGTGCCGGTCTCGCGCTGACCCTGGGTCTGGCGCTGACACTGAGCGCCTGCCAGCGTGCGCAACCGGAGTGGAGCACCGAACAGCGTGTGACCATCGCTGCGCTCTCCCTGAGCCGACTGCCGCCACCCCCCCCGGACCCGTCCAACCGTTATGCCGACGATCCACGCGCTGCCGCATTCGGTGCGCGACTGTTTGCCGATCCGCGTCTGTCGCGCAACGGGCGTGTGGCCTGCACCCACTGCCATCAGCCCGAGCGCGCCTTTACCGATGGCCTGTCCCGCGCACGGGGCTTGGGCGCTTCGCGACGCAATACGCCCACGCTGCTGGGTGTGGCCTGGAGTCCCTGGCTCTTCTGGGACGGGCGCGCGGACAGTCTGTGGGCACAAGCGCTAGGCCCGCTCAGTCATCCGGCCGAGCAGGGCCTGAGCGAGGCCGAACTCAAGCGCGCGATCACGCAGTATCACCGCAGGGATTACGAGGCGCTGTTCGGCGCGCCGGACGCACAACCGGCTCGTCAGGTTTCGGTCAACGTCGGCAAGGCCATCGCGGCATACGAGCGGACGCTGAAACCCGCGCCGACGCGGTTCGATGTCTATGCCGACGCTGTGGCCGCAGGTAACGAAAAAGCCGCAGCGTATCTGGACGAAGCCGAGCGACGCGGATTGAGGCTATTCATCGGCCGCGGCCAGTGTCTGCGCTGTCACCACGGTCCGCTGCTGACCAATCATGCTTTCCATAATATCGGGTTACCGCCGTTGCCTGGCCTGCCGCCCGACCGCGGTCGCGCCGACGGACTGCGCGCGGTACTTGCCAGTGGCCTGAATTGCCGCAGCCGCTACAGCGACGATCCCGATCGCGTCTGTCCACAGCTGACGTTCAGCCGGCCGGGCGCCGCCGAGTGGGTGGGTGCCTTCAAGACGCCCTCGCTGCGTGGCGTGAAACGGACTGCGCCGTACATGCACGACGGGCGCTTCGTCACTCTGGGCGAGGTACTCGATCACTACAACCGCGCTCTCGATCCGGGCCCCTTGCTGGGTCACTCCGAGCTGTTCCCGCTCGGACTGACGCCAGACGAAATGAACGATCTGCGGGCGTTCCTGGAGACTTTGTAATAACGGTGCGCACCGCCCAGCTTACGATTTCTGGATTACCTCGAACGTGATACCGGCGTGCCGCTGCAGCCGTGCGATCAGCGCATCGCCCATCGCCACCGCCGGGGTGAGGAAGCCGCTGCGCTGCGGCAGCGGGTCGCGCGCTAGGCAGAGCGCGGATTCGGCCAGCATCTTGGCGGTGTCGCCGTAGCCGGGATCGCCGCCGCGCACCTCGGTGACCACGCGCCGGCCGCCGGCCGTGCCGAGGAAGCGCACGCGGAACCAGCCCTTGGCGCGTTCCTCCGCGCTCGGGCCTTCGCCGGGATTGCGCAGCTTGAGCACTCGCTCACGCAACGGCTTGACCTGTGCGGCCGCGAACAGCGCGCCGGTGCCCCCGACGATCATGGCCAGCGTCGACAGGCGCTTGACCTGCATGTAATGCGCGTAGGCGAAGTCGGTGCCGTACTGTTTGGGCAGCTCGCGCGCCGAGCGCATCACCACCTGCGGGTCGATGGTCGGCATCGGACATACCCAGCTGCCCAGCTCTTTGCGGTATTGGATGCGACTGCGCAGGCGCCGCGCGCCGCGCCGTTCCGTGCGGCTGCCGCGCACGGACTTGCGCCAGCGCTGGAACTCGCGCATGCGCGCCATCGCGGTGACCGCGGAATGAAAGGTGCCGCCGGAGAAGTTGCCGCGCGCGCGCACGAAACCCTCCACCGTCACCGGGCCGTCCTTGGGCAGCTGCTGCACCGTGAACAGCGCGCCGAGATCATGCGGGATACTGTCGAAGCCGCAGCAGTTGACGATGCGTGCGCCGCTGCGCACCGCGGTTTCGCCGTAGGCGTGCTGCATGCGCTCGACGAATTCCGGTTCGCCGGTCAGGTCCACGTAGTCGGTGCCGGCCTCGGCGCAGGCGCGCAGCAGCGG
The sequence above is drawn from the Nevskiales bacterium genome and encodes:
- a CDS encoding saccharopine dehydrogenase NADP-binding domain-containing protein, translating into MPKNTNPSYDIVLYGATGFTGGLTAEYLARHPDLVPERFALAGRSREKLEAVKRRLVALNPACEKIGLIEADSSDPASLERLAWQTRVVITTVGPYIRYGEPLLRACAEAGTDYVDLTGEPEFVERMQHAYGETAVRSGARIVNCCGFDSIPHDLGALFTVQQLPKDGPVTVEGFVRARGNFSGGTFHSAVTAMARMREFQRWRKSVRGSRTERRGARRLRSRIQYRKELGSWVCPMPTIDPQVVMRSARELPKQYGTDFAYAHYMQVKRLSTLAMIVGGTGALFAAAQVKPLRERVLKLRNPGEGPSAEERAKGWFRVRFLGTAGGRRVVTEVRGGDPGYGDTAKMLAESALCLARDPLPQRSGFLTPAVAMGDALIARLQRHAGITFEVIQKS
- a CDS encoding cytochrome c peroxidase; this encodes MRAGLALTLGLALTLSACQRAQPEWSTEQRVTIAALSLSRLPPPPPDPSNRYADDPRAAAFGARLFADPRLSRNGRVACTHCHQPERAFTDGLSRARGLGASRRNTPTLLGVAWSPWLFWDGRADSLWAQALGPLSHPAEQGLSEAELKRAITQYHRRDYEALFGAPDAQPARQVSVNVGKAIAAYERTLKPAPTRFDVYADAVAAGNEKAAAYLDEAERRGLRLFIGRGQCLRCHHGPLLTNHAFHNIGLPPLPGLPPDRGRADGLRAVLASGLNCRSRYSDDPDRVCPQLTFSRPGAAEWVGAFKTPSLRGVKRTAPYMHDGRFVTLGEVLDHYNRALDPGPLLGHSELFPLGLTPDEMNDLRAFLETL
- a CDS encoding FixH family protein codes for the protein MKPRAAIAVVLLPALLAGCGRHDTAASPAATEIEIPPAEARPANIGPIKWVPESPRYQQIRRAAFREGTDFSARVDFSHERQTRQGRYRVRILERVSQAQGFESWRLLIVDADKRPVAGASLQVSGGMPEHGHGLPTRPRVTRGGAPGEYRVEGLQFSMPGWWEVSLYIYSQQRDDSVTFNIQAG